One stretch of Oryzias latipes chromosome 7, ASM223467v1 DNA includes these proteins:
- the usp19 gene encoding ubiquitin carboxyl-terminal hydrolase 19 isoform X4 translates to MASSGGGGDGHRVGAQQRGGSGSDVSSSKKKQKDRANQESREAKRAAVAAAAVDGVLAEVKKDVFVDWKQNDNEVTVRLRCGDGVQRIDDIDTNFTDTNCNVSFPDGREWSCQLQEEIEASCSRVQYKEKGGFLHLIMHKKIPFHIWPSLKSNKKVKQAAASSEKVRPSSLQPHPPSSPSHGESRRSKAERGMKRCLKNKACDKAPADLAGVKSGASETTTRPAAAVLAGEPHPQEPSTKRPIIRLPKTTKGAEKEKLAAKSAAVNGGKATNGRSPQTPGKDTNSRAEERLTGQEVGPEVSSANRAQRNQSLNRSGVKAQVKDEQPRAPESTSPCLKPVCFNKEADSASGKQRECTNSEVAAKPAELSPEPGPVIQQQLVSTEAVQSHAAGLIQNSCDGEEKRDRPKEEPPLEISPLEAPEPMVNLQSVKNGSYEKGTDLMVVNVYIKGVCRDTARVIFREQDFTLIFQTSDVNFLHLHSDCGPNTVFRWQVKLRNLIQPEQCTYTFTPSRLDITLKKRHSQRWEGLLAPASQVGGAKVAVASSPACMDKSQPGSSQHSLPAKEEPPRVGEETAKAPKASNRGVEGGALDSVAPRSVSEHVAITKSEPAVTAPKPTCMVQPMTYSLPASIERHEEEEEKKVCLPGFTGLVNLGNTCFMNSVIQSLSNTRELRDYFHDRAFEAEINCSNPLGTGGRLAIGFAVLLRALWKGTHHAFQPSKLKAIVASKASQFTGYAQHDAQEFMAFLLDGLHEDLNRIQNKPYTETVDSDGRLDEVVAEEAWQRHKMRNDSFIVDLFQGQFKSKLVCPMCSKVSITFDPFLYLPVPLPQKQKVLSVFFFAKEPHKKPIKFLVSVSKENSSTAEVLESISRSVRVKPENLRIAEVSKNRFQRIFLPSQSLDTVSPSDMLFCFELLSKDLAKERVLLIKVHQKLQVPNTPISKCAACLKPPVSEEDKLKRCMRCYRVGYCNQVCQKTHWPSHKGLCRPNSENVGLPFMVSVPESRLSYARLAQLLEGYSRFSVNVFQPPFQSGRASPETPQSRVDLPPMTASSPEAPGSGDEAVGGSSSVGAADLELDSQSLADIAPASSIHPEVSDSLSSSRTKDSGFSESISSTSCCSLDPHAEKETSCEKTVRPEAAVTGYQHSSESASGHASQFYIALLDSNNKEQRLDEKEDALADLPEDATLELVWKNNERLKEYVLVSSKELEYEEDPGSLSETARAGHFTLEQCLNLFTKPEVLAPEEAWYCPKCQQHREASKQLLLWRLPNVLIIQLKRFSFRSFIWRDKINDMVDFPVRNLDLSKFCIGQKDDMQQPPIYDLYAVINHYGGMIGGHYTAYARLPSDKNSQRSDVGWRLFDDSTVTMVEESQVVTRYAYVLFYRRRNSPVERPPRFLRPVGADSPSGAGATASQAPSQSLFTTDLDPEGPPTLTPEVSSDLYAPAPECASPSYSNMEEVD, encoded by the exons ATGGCCAGCAGTGGAGGCGGCGGAGATGGTCATCGCGTTGGGGCTCAGCAGAGAGGAGGCAGCGGCTCGGACGTGTCCTCCAGCAAGAAGAAGCAGAAGGACAGggccaaccaggagagcagagaggccAAGAGAGCGGCAGTGGCGGCGGCGGCAGTGGATGGAGTTCTCGCCGAGGTCAAAAAAG acgtgtttgtagactggaagCAGAACGACAACGAGGTGACGGTGAGGCTGCGCTGCGGAGACGGCGTGCAGAGGATCGACGACATCGACACCAACTTCACCGACACCAACTGTAATGTTTCTTTCCCGG ATGGACGTGAGTGGAGCTGCCAGCTGCAGGAGGAAATTGAGGCCTCGTGCAGCAGAGTCCAGTACAAGGAGAAGGGGGGTTTCCTGCACCTCATCATGCACAAGAAGATCCCCTTTCACATCTGGCCTTCTCTGAAG TCAAACAAGAAGGTGAAGCAGGCTGCGGCTTCATCAGAAAAAGTCCGACCGTCGTCCCTCCAGCCTCACCCTCCCTCATCACCTTCACACGGCGAGTCAAGGCGAAGTAAAGCCGAGCGGGGTATGAAGCGTTGCTTGAAAAACAAAGCCTGTGACAAGGCCCCCGCAGACCTCGCTGGGGTAAAAAGTGGAGCTTCAGAAACGACCACCAGGCCAGCCGCTGCTGTATTAGCGGGCGAGCCGCATCCCCAGGAACCCAGCACCAAGCGGCCCATCATACGGCTGCCCAAGACCACCAAAGGGGCAGAAAAGGAGAAACTCGCTGCAAAGTCTGCAGCAGTGAACGGCGGTAAAGCCACAAACGGGCGGAGCCCCCAGACTCCAGGCAAAGACACaaacagcagagcagaggagCGACTCACCGGTCAGGAAGTCGGACCTGAAGTCTCTTCTGCAAACAGAGCCCAG AGAAACCAGTCATTAAACCGATCCGGAGTAAAAGCACAAGTTAAAGACGAACAGCCCAGAGCTCCTGAGAGCACCAGCCCCTGCCTCAAACCCGTCTGCTTCAACAAAGAAGCAGACTCCGCCTCTGGAAAGCAGAGGGAGTGCACGAACTCCGAGGTGGCGGCGAAACCCGCCGAGCTTAGCCCAGAGCCGGGTCCTGTgatccagcagcagctggtctcGACAGAGGCGGTCCAGAGCCACGCAGCCGGTCTGATCCAGAACAGCTGTGATGGAGAAGAGAAACGGGATCGGCCAAAGGAAGAGCCTCCTCTGGAAATCAGTCCGCTGGAAG CTCCAGAGCCGATGGTCAACCTGCAGTCTGTGAAGAACGGCTCGTACGAGAAGGGCACCGATCTGATGGTGGTTAATGTTTACATCAAAGGGGTTTGCAGGGACACTGCCAGAGTCATCTTCAGGGAGCAGGACTTTACCCTCATCTTCCAGACCAG CGACGTTAACTTTCTGCATCTTCATTCGGACTGCGGACCCAACACTGTCTTCAGGTGGCAGGTCAAACTCAG GAACCTGATCCAGCCTGAGCAGTGCACTTACACCTTCACCCCGTCCCGCCTGGACATCACCCTGAAGAAGAGGCACAGCCAGCGCTGGGAGGGGCTCCTGGCTCCAGCCTCACAAG TGGGTGGTGCTAAGGTGGCTGTGGCCTCCAGCCCCGCCTGCATGGACAAAAGCCAGCCAGGCAGCAGTCAGCACAGCCTCCCTGCCAAAGAGGAGCCCCCGAGAGTTGGGGAGGAGACGGCCAAGGCCCCCAAGGCCTCAAACAGAGGCGTGGAGGGAGGGGCTCTGGACAGCGTTGCACCTCGCTCCGTCTCTGAACACGTTGCCATCACCAAATCTGAGCCCGCCGTTACCGCG CCTAAACCCACCTGCATGGTCCAGCCTATGACGTACAGCCTTCCTGCCAGCATCGAGCGCcacgaagaggaggaggagaagaaggtgTGCCTCCCCGGTTTCACGGGACTGGTCAACCTGGGCAACACCTGCTTCATGAACAGTGTGATCCAGTCCCTGTCGAAcaccagagaactcagggattaCTTTCACG ACCGAGCGTTTGAGGCTGAGATCAACTGCAGCAACCCTCTGGGAACCGGAGGAAGGCTCGCCATCGGCTTCGCCGTGCTGCTCAGGGCTCTGTGGAAAGGGACTCATCACGCCTTCCAGCCCTCAAAACTCAAG GCAATCGTGGCCAGCAAAGCCAGTCAGTTCACGGGTTACGCTCAGCACGACGCGCAGGAGTTCATGGCGTTCTTACTGGACGGGCTGCACGAAGACCTGAACCGCATCCAGAACAAACCGTACACGGAGACGGTGGACTCCGACGGACGGCTCGATGAG GTGGTGGCAGAAGAGGCGTGGCAGAGGCACAAGATGAGAAACGACTCCTTCATTGTCGACCTTTTCCAAGGCCAGTTCAAATCCAAACTCGTGTGTCCCATGTGTTCAAAG gtttccaTCACCTTTGACCCCTTCCTGTACCTGCCTGTTCCCCTTCCTCAAAAGCAAAAGGTTCTCTCCGTTTTCTTCTTTGCTAAGGAACCTCATAAGAAGCCCATCAAG TTTTTGGTGAGCGTGAGCAAGGAGAACTCCAGCACAGCTGAGGTGCTGGAATCCATCTCCAGGAGCGTGAGGGTCAAACCCGAGAACCTCAGAATAGCAGAG GTGAGCAAGAACCGCTTCCAGCGCATATTCCTGCCGTCCCAGTCTTTGGACACCGTGTCGCCCTCAGACATGCTGTTCTGCTTTGAGCTGCTCTCCAAAGATCTAGCCAAAGAGAGGGTGCTGTTGATCAAGGTGCACCAG AAACTTCAGGTGCCCAACACTCCCATCTCCAAGTGCGCCGCCTGCCTCAAGCCTCCGGTGTCTGAAGAAGACAAGCTGAAGCGCTGCATGCGCTGCTATCGAGTTGGCTACTGCAATCA AGTTTGTCAGAAGACGCACTGGCCCAGTCACAAAGGTCTGTGTCGGCCCAACTCTGAGAACGTGGGCCTGCCCTTCATGGTCAGTGTGCCGGAGTCTCGGCTCTCCTACGCCAGGCTGGCCCAGCTGCTGGAAGGTTACTCCAG GTTTTCAGTAAACGTGTTCCAGCCTCCTTTCCAGTCGGGCAGAGCATCTCCTGAAACCCCGCAGTCCCGGGTTGACCTCCCACCGATGACGGCGAGCTCTCCTGAGGCTCCTGGTTCTGGGGATGAAGCCGTGGGCGGCAGCAGTTCAGTGGGAGCGGCGGATCTGGAGCTGGACAGTCAATCCCTGGCAGACATTGCTCCGGCCTCGTCGATCCACCCTGAGGTCTCAGACTCGCTGTCCTCCTCCCGGACTAAAGATTCAGGCTTCTCAGAGTCaatctcctccacctcctgctgcTCTCTCGACCCCCATGCAGAAAAGGAGACATCCTGTGAAAAGACGGTGCGACCCGAAG CTGCAGTAACGGGGTATCAGCATTCGAGTGAATCTGCGTCTGGTCACGCCAGTCAGTTCTACATCGCACTGCTGGACTCCAACAACAAGGAGCAGAGGCTCGATGAGAAAG AGGACGCTCTGGCGGATCTCCCCGAAGATGCCACTTTGGAACTGGTGTGGAAAAACAACGAGCGCCTCAAGGAGTACGTGCTGGTGAGCTCCAAGGAGCTGGAGTACGAGGAGGACCCGGGCTCCCTCAGCGAGACGGCCAGAGCGGGACACTTCACCCTCGAGCAGTGCCTGAATCTCTTCACCAAGCCGGAGGTGCTGGCGCCAGAGGAGGCCTG GTACTGTCCCAAGTGCCAGCAGCACCGCGAAGCTTCAAAGCAGCTGCTTCTGTGGCGTCTGCCCAACGTTCTGATCATCCAGCTCAAGCGCTTCTCCTTCAGAAGCTTCATCTGGAGGGACAAGATCAACGACATGGTCGATTTCCCCGTcag AAATTTAGATTTGAGCAAGTTCTGTATCGGCCAAAAGGACGACATGCAGCAACCCCCCATCTATGACCTGTACGCTGTCATCAACCACTATGGAGGAATGATCGGAGGTCACTACACGGCGTACGCTCGACTGCCGAGCGACAAGAACAGCCAGCGCAGTGATGTTG GGTGGCGACTGTTTGACGACAGCACCGTAACGATGGTGGAGGAGAGCCAGGTGGTGACGCGATACGCCTACGTCCTGTTCTACCGCCGCCGGAACTCCCCCGTGGAGCGGCCGCCACGCTTCCTCAGACCTGTTGGAGCGGATTCACCTTCTGGCGCCGGGGCCACTGCCAGCCAG
- the usp19 gene encoding ubiquitin carboxyl-terminal hydrolase 19 isoform X2, with translation MASSGGGGDGHRVGAQQRGGSGSDVSSSKKKQKDRANQESREAKRAAVAAAAVDGVLAEVKKDVFVDWKQNDNEVTVRLRCGDGVQRIDDIDTNFTDTNCNVSFPDGREWSCQLQEEIEASCSRVQYKEKGGFLHLIMHKKIPFHIWPSLKSNKKVKQAAASSEKVRPSSLQPHPPSSPSHGESRRSKAERGMKRCLKNKACDKAPADLAGVKSGASETTTRPAAAVLAGEPHPQEPSTKRPIIRLPKTTKGAEKEKLAAKSAAVNGGKATNGRSPQTPGKDTNSRAEERLTGQEVGPEVSSANRAQRNQSLNRSGVKAQVKDEQPRAPESTSPCLKPVCFNKEADSASGKQRECTNSEVAAKPAELSPEPGPVIQQQLVSTEAVQSHAAGLIQNSCDGEEKRDRPKEEPPLEISPLEAPEPMVNLQSVKNGSYEKGTDLMVVNVYIKGVCRDTARVIFREQDFTLIFQTSDVNFLHLHSDCGPNTVFRWQVKLRNLIQPEQCTYTFTPSRLDITLKKRHSQRWEGLLAPASQVGGAKVAVASSPACMDKSQPGSSQHSLPAKEEPPRVGEETAKAPKASNRGVEGGALDSVAPRSVSEHVAITKSEPAVTAPKPTCMVQPMTYSLPASIERHEEEEEKKVCLPGFTGLVNLGNTCFMNSVIQSLSNTRELRDYFHDRAFEAEINCSNPLGTGGRLAIGFAVLLRALWKGTHHAFQPSKLKAIVASKASQFTGYAQHDAQEFMAFLLDGLHEDLNRIQNKPYTETVDSDGRLDEVVAEEAWQRHKMRNDSFIVDLFQGQFKSKLVCPMCSKVSITFDPFLYLPVPLPQKQKVLSVFFFAKEPHKKPIKFLVSVSKENSSTAEVLESISRSVRVKPENLRIAEVSKNRFQRIFLPSQSLDTVSPSDMLFCFELLSKDLAKERVLLIKVHQKLQVPNTPISKCAACLKPPVSEEDKLKRCMRCYRVGYCNQVCQKTHWPSHKGLCRPNSENVGLPFMVSVPESRLSYARLAQLLEGYSRFSVNVFQPPFQSGRASPETPQSRVDLPPMTASSPEAPGSGDEAVGGSSSVGAADLELDSQSLADIAPASSIHPEVSDSLSSSRTKDSGFSESISSTSCCSLDPHAEKETSCEKTVRPEAAVTGYQHSSESASGHASQFYIALLDSNNKEQRLDEKEDALADLPEDATLELVWKNNERLKEYVLVSSKELEYEEDPGSLSETARAGHFTLEQCLNLFTKPEVLAPEEAWYCPKCQQHREASKQLLLWRLPNVLIIQLKRFSFRSFIWRDKINDMVDFPVRNLDLSKFCIGQKDDMQQPPIYDLYAVINHYGGMIGGHYTAYARLPSDKNSQRSDVGWRLFDDSTVTMVEESQVVTRYAYVLFYRRRNSPVERPPRFLRPVGADSPSGAGATASQASLIWRELEEEEEEGLDEEPRGLFRSVLRRQRNREEDYRTEGPVRRQRVLDHPDDYCVRYFLLGTLAAVLAVFVNLVYPFLFKARWS, from the exons ATGGCCAGCAGTGGAGGCGGCGGAGATGGTCATCGCGTTGGGGCTCAGCAGAGAGGAGGCAGCGGCTCGGACGTGTCCTCCAGCAAGAAGAAGCAGAAGGACAGggccaaccaggagagcagagaggccAAGAGAGCGGCAGTGGCGGCGGCGGCAGTGGATGGAGTTCTCGCCGAGGTCAAAAAAG acgtgtttgtagactggaagCAGAACGACAACGAGGTGACGGTGAGGCTGCGCTGCGGAGACGGCGTGCAGAGGATCGACGACATCGACACCAACTTCACCGACACCAACTGTAATGTTTCTTTCCCGG ATGGACGTGAGTGGAGCTGCCAGCTGCAGGAGGAAATTGAGGCCTCGTGCAGCAGAGTCCAGTACAAGGAGAAGGGGGGTTTCCTGCACCTCATCATGCACAAGAAGATCCCCTTTCACATCTGGCCTTCTCTGAAG TCAAACAAGAAGGTGAAGCAGGCTGCGGCTTCATCAGAAAAAGTCCGACCGTCGTCCCTCCAGCCTCACCCTCCCTCATCACCTTCACACGGCGAGTCAAGGCGAAGTAAAGCCGAGCGGGGTATGAAGCGTTGCTTGAAAAACAAAGCCTGTGACAAGGCCCCCGCAGACCTCGCTGGGGTAAAAAGTGGAGCTTCAGAAACGACCACCAGGCCAGCCGCTGCTGTATTAGCGGGCGAGCCGCATCCCCAGGAACCCAGCACCAAGCGGCCCATCATACGGCTGCCCAAGACCACCAAAGGGGCAGAAAAGGAGAAACTCGCTGCAAAGTCTGCAGCAGTGAACGGCGGTAAAGCCACAAACGGGCGGAGCCCCCAGACTCCAGGCAAAGACACaaacagcagagcagaggagCGACTCACCGGTCAGGAAGTCGGACCTGAAGTCTCTTCTGCAAACAGAGCCCAG AGAAACCAGTCATTAAACCGATCCGGAGTAAAAGCACAAGTTAAAGACGAACAGCCCAGAGCTCCTGAGAGCACCAGCCCCTGCCTCAAACCCGTCTGCTTCAACAAAGAAGCAGACTCCGCCTCTGGAAAGCAGAGGGAGTGCACGAACTCCGAGGTGGCGGCGAAACCCGCCGAGCTTAGCCCAGAGCCGGGTCCTGTgatccagcagcagctggtctcGACAGAGGCGGTCCAGAGCCACGCAGCCGGTCTGATCCAGAACAGCTGTGATGGAGAAGAGAAACGGGATCGGCCAAAGGAAGAGCCTCCTCTGGAAATCAGTCCGCTGGAAG CTCCAGAGCCGATGGTCAACCTGCAGTCTGTGAAGAACGGCTCGTACGAGAAGGGCACCGATCTGATGGTGGTTAATGTTTACATCAAAGGGGTTTGCAGGGACACTGCCAGAGTCATCTTCAGGGAGCAGGACTTTACCCTCATCTTCCAGACCAG CGACGTTAACTTTCTGCATCTTCATTCGGACTGCGGACCCAACACTGTCTTCAGGTGGCAGGTCAAACTCAG GAACCTGATCCAGCCTGAGCAGTGCACTTACACCTTCACCCCGTCCCGCCTGGACATCACCCTGAAGAAGAGGCACAGCCAGCGCTGGGAGGGGCTCCTGGCTCCAGCCTCACAAG TGGGTGGTGCTAAGGTGGCTGTGGCCTCCAGCCCCGCCTGCATGGACAAAAGCCAGCCAGGCAGCAGTCAGCACAGCCTCCCTGCCAAAGAGGAGCCCCCGAGAGTTGGGGAGGAGACGGCCAAGGCCCCCAAGGCCTCAAACAGAGGCGTGGAGGGAGGGGCTCTGGACAGCGTTGCACCTCGCTCCGTCTCTGAACACGTTGCCATCACCAAATCTGAGCCCGCCGTTACCGCG CCTAAACCCACCTGCATGGTCCAGCCTATGACGTACAGCCTTCCTGCCAGCATCGAGCGCcacgaagaggaggaggagaagaaggtgTGCCTCCCCGGTTTCACGGGACTGGTCAACCTGGGCAACACCTGCTTCATGAACAGTGTGATCCAGTCCCTGTCGAAcaccagagaactcagggattaCTTTCACG ACCGAGCGTTTGAGGCTGAGATCAACTGCAGCAACCCTCTGGGAACCGGAGGAAGGCTCGCCATCGGCTTCGCCGTGCTGCTCAGGGCTCTGTGGAAAGGGACTCATCACGCCTTCCAGCCCTCAAAACTCAAG GCAATCGTGGCCAGCAAAGCCAGTCAGTTCACGGGTTACGCTCAGCACGACGCGCAGGAGTTCATGGCGTTCTTACTGGACGGGCTGCACGAAGACCTGAACCGCATCCAGAACAAACCGTACACGGAGACGGTGGACTCCGACGGACGGCTCGATGAG GTGGTGGCAGAAGAGGCGTGGCAGAGGCACAAGATGAGAAACGACTCCTTCATTGTCGACCTTTTCCAAGGCCAGTTCAAATCCAAACTCGTGTGTCCCATGTGTTCAAAG gtttccaTCACCTTTGACCCCTTCCTGTACCTGCCTGTTCCCCTTCCTCAAAAGCAAAAGGTTCTCTCCGTTTTCTTCTTTGCTAAGGAACCTCATAAGAAGCCCATCAAG TTTTTGGTGAGCGTGAGCAAGGAGAACTCCAGCACAGCTGAGGTGCTGGAATCCATCTCCAGGAGCGTGAGGGTCAAACCCGAGAACCTCAGAATAGCAGAG GTGAGCAAGAACCGCTTCCAGCGCATATTCCTGCCGTCCCAGTCTTTGGACACCGTGTCGCCCTCAGACATGCTGTTCTGCTTTGAGCTGCTCTCCAAAGATCTAGCCAAAGAGAGGGTGCTGTTGATCAAGGTGCACCAG AAACTTCAGGTGCCCAACACTCCCATCTCCAAGTGCGCCGCCTGCCTCAAGCCTCCGGTGTCTGAAGAAGACAAGCTGAAGCGCTGCATGCGCTGCTATCGAGTTGGCTACTGCAATCA AGTTTGTCAGAAGACGCACTGGCCCAGTCACAAAGGTCTGTGTCGGCCCAACTCTGAGAACGTGGGCCTGCCCTTCATGGTCAGTGTGCCGGAGTCTCGGCTCTCCTACGCCAGGCTGGCCCAGCTGCTGGAAGGTTACTCCAG GTTTTCAGTAAACGTGTTCCAGCCTCCTTTCCAGTCGGGCAGAGCATCTCCTGAAACCCCGCAGTCCCGGGTTGACCTCCCACCGATGACGGCGAGCTCTCCTGAGGCTCCTGGTTCTGGGGATGAAGCCGTGGGCGGCAGCAGTTCAGTGGGAGCGGCGGATCTGGAGCTGGACAGTCAATCCCTGGCAGACATTGCTCCGGCCTCGTCGATCCACCCTGAGGTCTCAGACTCGCTGTCCTCCTCCCGGACTAAAGATTCAGGCTTCTCAGAGTCaatctcctccacctcctgctgcTCTCTCGACCCCCATGCAGAAAAGGAGACATCCTGTGAAAAGACGGTGCGACCCGAAG CTGCAGTAACGGGGTATCAGCATTCGAGTGAATCTGCGTCTGGTCACGCCAGTCAGTTCTACATCGCACTGCTGGACTCCAACAACAAGGAGCAGAGGCTCGATGAGAAAG AGGACGCTCTGGCGGATCTCCCCGAAGATGCCACTTTGGAACTGGTGTGGAAAAACAACGAGCGCCTCAAGGAGTACGTGCTGGTGAGCTCCAAGGAGCTGGAGTACGAGGAGGACCCGGGCTCCCTCAGCGAGACGGCCAGAGCGGGACACTTCACCCTCGAGCAGTGCCTGAATCTCTTCACCAAGCCGGAGGTGCTGGCGCCAGAGGAGGCCTG GTACTGTCCCAAGTGCCAGCAGCACCGCGAAGCTTCAAAGCAGCTGCTTCTGTGGCGTCTGCCCAACGTTCTGATCATCCAGCTCAAGCGCTTCTCCTTCAGAAGCTTCATCTGGAGGGACAAGATCAACGACATGGTCGATTTCCCCGTcag AAATTTAGATTTGAGCAAGTTCTGTATCGGCCAAAAGGACGACATGCAGCAACCCCCCATCTATGACCTGTACGCTGTCATCAACCACTATGGAGGAATGATCGGAGGTCACTACACGGCGTACGCTCGACTGCCGAGCGACAAGAACAGCCAGCGCAGTGATGTTG GGTGGCGACTGTTTGACGACAGCACCGTAACGATGGTGGAGGAGAGCCAGGTGGTGACGCGATACGCCTACGTCCTGTTCTACCGCCGCCGGAACTCCCCCGTGGAGCGGCCGCCACGCTTCCTCAGACCTGTTGGAGCGGATTCACCTTCTGGCGCCGGGGCCACTGCCAGCCAG